One Paenisporosarcina sp. FSL H8-0542 genomic region harbors:
- a CDS encoding CamS family sex pheromone protein, protein MKRIRWIPAIISLTLLAGCIPSLSKDTKVNTETKKSEEEATIIPSMQISDQYYRTLLPYQESMSRGLVVSNIYSKYDVKEVESGLLRLSQRTFSPDDYFFQEGQMLDAEVLSSWLARSSQTKDGLNPSRPKEGNMTAELAKKAPIYLAHIVEQNYLVKSDKNEVKLGGVSIGLAMNSTYYYQKEDFGATYEEPIPQAVIVEQGKKMANEIVKRMRTMKGLEKVPITVGLFRQESRNSIVPGTYFASGQVGEGKASVSDWTDINEEFVLFPQPVSEEKYREVGQSFNKFKQDVEEYFSNFTSIVGTGFYQDDHIKKMTIDIPIQFYGTAEIIGFTQYMTGLVMEHFPASMHVEVSVTSINGPEALVIKEADEKEPYVHIYD, encoded by the coding sequence ATGAAACGAATACGCTGGATTCCAGCTATAATATCTTTAACCTTACTTGCAGGGTGTATCCCGAGCCTTAGTAAAGATACAAAAGTCAACACTGAAACTAAAAAAAGTGAAGAAGAGGCAACGATCATTCCGAGCATGCAAATTTCGGACCAGTATTATCGTACCCTCTTGCCATATCAAGAAAGTATGAGTCGAGGATTAGTCGTCTCGAATATTTATTCCAAGTACGATGTGAAAGAAGTAGAAAGCGGGTTATTGCGTTTGTCGCAACGTACGTTTTCACCAGACGACTACTTTTTCCAAGAAGGTCAAATGCTTGATGCGGAAGTACTAAGTTCGTGGTTGGCCAGAAGTTCGCAAACGAAAGACGGGTTAAATCCAAGTCGTCCTAAAGAAGGAAACATGACAGCTGAGTTAGCCAAAAAAGCACCTATATATTTAGCACATATAGTTGAGCAAAACTATTTAGTAAAATCAGATAAAAACGAAGTGAAACTTGGTGGTGTTTCCATTGGTCTTGCCATGAATTCTACCTATTACTACCAAAAGGAAGACTTTGGTGCGACGTATGAAGAACCAATTCCCCAAGCAGTCATTGTTGAACAAGGTAAAAAGATGGCCAATGAAATCGTTAAACGCATGCGTACAATGAAAGGCCTTGAGAAAGTGCCAATTACGGTTGGCTTGTTCCGACAAGAAAGCCGCAATTCCATAGTACCGGGTACATATTTTGCAAGCGGGCAAGTTGGTGAAGGAAAAGCATCAGTTTCTGATTGGACAGACATTAATGAAGAATTCGTTCTGTTCCCACAACCTGTTTCCGAAGAAAAGTACCGTGAAGTGGGACAATCGTTCAATAAATTCAAACAAGATGTGGAAGAGTATTTCTCGAATTTCACAAGTATCGTTGGTACTGGGTTCTACCAGGACGATCATATTAAGAAAATGACCATTGATATTCCGATACAGTTTTATGGTACGGCTGAAATCATTGGATTTACGCAATATATGACGGGACTGGTGATGGAACATTTCCCAGCTTCCATGCATGTAGAAGTCAGCGTCACATCGATTAACGGACCAGAAGCACTGGTCATTAAAGAAGCTGACGAGAAAGAGCCTTACGTCCATATTTATGACTAG
- the gatC gene encoding Asp-tRNA(Asn)/Glu-tRNA(Gln) amidotransferase subunit GatC: MANISKEEVKHVAHLARLAITDEEAEMFAGQLAAITNFAEQLNELDTTNVVPTTHVLPLVNVLREDKAVPGLDREKMMKNVREQEAGQVKVPSILD, encoded by the coding sequence ATGGCGAATATATCAAAAGAAGAAGTAAAGCACGTAGCACATTTAGCACGTCTTGCCATTACAGATGAAGAAGCTGAAATGTTTGCAGGCCAACTTGCGGCAATTACCAATTTTGCTGAGCAGTTAAATGAACTGGATACAACAAATGTTGTACCAACTACACATGTCTTACCATTAGTGAACGTGTTGCGTGAAGACAAGGCAGTCCCTGGACTTGACCGTGAGAAAATGATGAAAAATGTTCGTGAGCAAGAAGCGGGCCAAGTAAAAGTACCATCAATTTTAGACTGA
- the ligA gene encoding NAD-dependent DNA ligase LigA — protein MDKVQLEERVKELNQLLHDTGYAYYVLDQPVVPDAVYDQYLQELIAIESEFPDLIYPDSPTQRVGGMVLEGFKKVSHTYPMLSLSNAFGREDLDDFDRRIRASIGDEFSYVCELKIDGLAISLSYENGVFVRGATRGDGRIGEDITENLKTIRSIPLRLKKPLTIEVRGEAYMPKRSFTTLNETRVANEEEKFANPRNAAAGSLRQLDPKIAASRNLAIFVYGIGGDGEAYQLDSHAQALDYLDELGFQTNKERQTCQSIDEVVAYIEKWTAERPNLPYEIDGIVIKVNRYVHQQDLGFTAKSPRWATAYKFPAEEVVTTLLDIELTVGRTGALTPTAILEPVQVAGTTVGRASLHNEDLIREKDIRIGDTVIIRKAGDIIPEVVAVVLEARKEELPAFNMPTHCPVCESELVRIEGEVALRCVNPQCPAQITEGLIHFVSRNAMNIDGLGEKVVEQLFREGLIHDVSDLFTLTKDQLIQLDRMGEKSATNLVTAIESSKQNSMERVLFGLGIRHVGEKAAKILSEEFGDMKSLAQATPEQLTSVHEIGDKMAGSVVSYFDNEEVQELIARLEKLGVNLSYTGKKVDLSNLDHVLTGKTVVLTGKMEQLTRQEAKEKIEQVGGTVSGSVSKKTDIVIAGEDAGSKLDKARTLGIPVWDENRLIEELNE, from the coding sequence ATGGATAAAGTACAATTGGAAGAACGTGTGAAAGAACTCAATCAGCTTTTGCACGATACAGGCTATGCCTATTATGTGCTGGATCAGCCGGTCGTGCCTGATGCGGTTTATGACCAATATTTGCAGGAACTCATTGCCATTGAAAGTGAATTTCCTGACCTGATTTATCCGGATTCGCCAACTCAACGTGTTGGTGGAATGGTTCTTGAAGGATTCAAGAAAGTATCACACACATATCCGATGCTCAGTTTATCGAATGCTTTTGGACGGGAGGATTTGGACGATTTCGACCGACGCATCCGTGCAAGCATAGGGGACGAGTTTTCATATGTATGTGAATTGAAAATAGACGGCTTAGCTATTTCACTCAGTTATGAAAATGGCGTTTTTGTTCGCGGCGCAACACGTGGTGATGGGCGCATAGGGGAAGATATTACGGAGAATTTAAAAACCATCCGTTCCATTCCGTTACGCTTGAAAAAACCGCTCACTATCGAAGTTCGAGGCGAAGCCTACATGCCTAAAAGATCGTTTACCACATTGAATGAAACACGTGTGGCTAATGAAGAAGAAAAATTCGCAAACCCGAGAAATGCAGCAGCGGGCTCATTGCGTCAGCTTGATCCGAAAATCGCCGCAAGTCGTAACCTGGCCATTTTCGTTTATGGCATCGGTGGGGACGGGGAAGCATATCAGCTGGATAGCCATGCACAAGCGCTCGATTATTTAGACGAACTTGGTTTTCAAACAAACAAAGAACGACAGACCTGTCAGTCAATCGACGAAGTCGTAGCGTATATTGAAAAGTGGACAGCAGAACGTCCAAATCTACCTTATGAAATTGACGGCATCGTCATAAAAGTGAATCGCTATGTTCACCAACAGGATTTAGGCTTCACGGCTAAGAGTCCACGTTGGGCGACAGCGTATAAGTTCCCGGCTGAAGAAGTTGTAACCACTCTGCTCGACATTGAATTGACCGTCGGACGTACAGGTGCCTTAACACCGACAGCAATACTTGAACCTGTACAAGTGGCAGGAACGACCGTCGGACGAGCGTCTTTACATAACGAAGATTTGATTCGTGAAAAAGACATTCGTATTGGGGATACCGTCATTATCCGCAAAGCAGGCGACATCATTCCAGAAGTGGTGGCAGTGGTACTTGAGGCACGTAAAGAGGAGTTGCCGGCATTTAACATGCCTACACATTGTCCAGTTTGTGAGAGTGAACTCGTTCGTATTGAAGGTGAAGTGGCACTGCGTTGTGTCAATCCTCAATGCCCTGCTCAAATTACCGAAGGACTCATTCATTTTGTGTCGCGAAACGCAATGAATATTGATGGACTCGGTGAAAAAGTGGTGGAGCAATTGTTCCGTGAAGGACTCATCCACGATGTTTCGGACTTGTTTACGCTTACGAAAGATCAATTGATCCAGTTGGATCGAATGGGTGAGAAGTCGGCAACGAATCTGGTTACTGCCATTGAATCATCCAAGCAAAATTCAATGGAGCGCGTATTATTTGGATTAGGAATTCGACATGTTGGTGAGAAGGCCGCCAAAATTCTATCAGAAGAGTTCGGAGATATGAAGTCACTTGCGCAAGCAACTCCAGAACAACTAACGTCGGTTCATGAAATTGGCGATAAAATGGCGGGCTCCGTTGTAAGTTACTTTGACAACGAAGAAGTGCAAGAATTAATCGCACGACTTGAAAAACTAGGCGTGAACTTATCCTATACTGGTAAAAAAGTGGATCTTTCCAACTTGGATCACGTATTGACAGGTAAAACAGTTGTGTTAACTGGGAAAATGGAACAATTGACACGACAAGAAGCAAAAGAGAAAATAGAACAGGTAGGCGGTACCGTCTCTGGGAGTGTGAGTAAAAAAACCGACATCGTCATTGCAGGTGAAGATGCCGGTTCTAAACTCGACAAAGCCCGTACGTTGGGCATTCCGGTATGGGACGAAAACCGTCTGATTGAAGAATTAAATGAGTGA